AGTGCAACATGAACCCCATTGACGCGGTGATGGCCTACGGCCCGGCCGAGGATAGCTTCGGCGAGGAGTACCTGGCCGAGAAGATCAGCACCCGCCTGGGGTGGAACTACGCCTCGCCCGATGAGGCCTGGGCCAGCGGCTACCAGCAGGAGATCCAGGACTTCATGGAGGCCATCGCTCAGGACCGCGAGCCGCTCTCGGGCTGGACGCTGGCGAAGGACGTGACTGCCGTCATCTTCGCCGCGTACGTCTCGGCCTGGGAAGGCCGGAGGGTCGAAGTGCCGCGGTAGACGGCAATGATGAACGATGAATGGTGAGTGATGAATGGGGAGTGAGACTTTGTGGCTTCCCCCATTCACCATTCTGCCTTCTGCATTCCGCCATTGCCTTTCGCCGCGCGTCCTGCTAAGCTCCCCCCCATGCGTCGCTCGCACACCGGCACGATCACCATGCTACTGTCGTCCGTATTCTTCGCGGCGATGGCGGCGCTGATTCGCGCCACCCCGTCGGTCAACTCCTACATCTTGGGCATGGCCCGTTTTGTCGTCGGGACGCTGGTGTGCTTCGGCCTGTTCGCGGTGAAGCTCGATCGGCCGCGCTGGGTGAACTGGCCGTGGATCATCGTGCGCGGAGTGGTGGGCAGCATTGCGGTCGTCATCTTCTTCTGGTCCATCCAGGAGATCGGTCTGGCGAAAGCGACGATGCTGAACTACACGTACGTGATCTGGGCCGGGGTGCTGGCGGTGCCGATGCTGGGGGAGCGGCTGCGGCTCATGCAGTGGCTGGCGGTGGTCGTGGCGGTGGCGGGGGTCGCGCTGCTGTTTGAGGTGCACGGCCTCAGCGTGGCCCCGGCGGACGCCATCGCGCTCCTCGGCGGCACCTGCAGCGGCATCGCCGTCATCGCCGTCACACGCTGCCGCGACACCGACAGTTCCACGAACGTCTTCTGGTCGCAGTCGCTCTTCGGGATCGGGGCGGTGGCGTGGCCGATGGCGACCCACTGGGCGACGCCGACTCTCGTGCAGACCGGCATCATGGTCGGCGTCGGGCTCCTGGCGGCGGCAGGGCAGTTGCTGATGACCTACGCCTACAAGCACACTGGCGCGACGCAGGGCAGCTTGCTGAGCCTGGTGACGCCCGTGCTGGGCGGGGCCATCGGC
The bacterium DNA segment above includes these coding regions:
- a CDS encoding DMT family transporter, translated to MRRSHTGTITMLLSSVFFAAMAALIRATPSVNSYILGMARFVVGTLVCFGLFAVKLDRPRWVNWPWIIVRGVVGSIAVVIFFWSIQEIGLAKATMLNYTYVIWAGVLAVPMLGERLRLMQWLAVVVAVAGVALLFEVHGLSVAPADAIALLGGTCSGIAVIAVTRCRDTDSSTNVFWSQSLFGIGAVAWPMATHWATPTLVQTGIMVGVGLLAAAGQLLMTYAYKHTGATQGSLLSLVTPVLGGAIGVACFHEPLTLRFALGTLLILLSCGYLALDPVKRGKPMVMPDPSAADCEEETGS